GTTTCTAATATAATGTCATATTCTTGACTTTTAGACTTCATCATTCTAAAACCCGAGATAACCCCTTTACCCAAAGCATATCTACGAAATTCAGCCCAGTTATTCTCGTAAAAATGAAAGGCTTCTTTTTCCTTTCCATTCAAAATCTTGACATAATCTAATACCGATAGGGCATTTGAATTCTCAATAGGTAATGGTAATTTCAGAATTACCGGAAGATTGCCATCCTCATTTTTAATAACTCCATTCTCATTTAAACCCCAAAAACTTGTAGCTACATATATCAAATGATTCTTTTGCACAAAGCCTAAAGTGGGCTCTCCCATTGCAGGATGATTCTTTTCTAAATAATCAAAACCCTCTATTTCAACTCTGTCTGTACTCAGTTGCAATAAAATGACTCGATGTGGTGTCACGCCATTTTGAATCGCTAGGAGGTTTCCTTGGTGAGCATAAAGACCATCAATTCCTTTCAAAGACAAATCAGGTAGGGATTTCATTTTCTGAATTCTTTTAGTAGCTGAATCGAAAACGAATAGTCCTTGACTATAGTCAGCTAAAAACACTTTACTACCAATCTGCACTACCCCTTGAAGCGACAAGATATATTCTGAACTAATCCAGCTTTCCAGTTTATCATCTTTAAGTCTGTAAACTGTATTGGTTTTGCTGTCGGAAACCAATAATTGGTCATTTTCGGTTAAAATCACGTCTCCAAAAATATGATTTTTATCATCTTCAACTGAAATACTATCCAACAACTTTCCACTTCTCAAATCAGCTTTATACAGCTTAGATTGCTCAAAATGAGCTGAGCTTTCGCTTAAGCCAGCTTGTGTAAATCCTGCTCCTGTAAACCAAAGTAAACTGTCCTGAACCACCATTCCTGTGATGGCATAGGAGAAATTATTTTTAAAAAATGTTACTAAATCCCCATCTTTATAGGAGTAAATATTGCGCTTATTGATACTACTTAGAAGATAACTATTTTGGTATGGATTGTAGGCAACGTCTTCAATGTGGAGATTTGAGATAGGGATCACGAAGGCAGAATCAGAGGAAATAATAGGTTCCATCATTTCTTTTTGATAGGCTAAAAGCTCTCCATATGCTTGTGTGCTTTCTAATTTCTTGAAATCCACTCTTTGAGGATCATAATTTTCAGCATCTGTATTGATTACATATCTTAACCAATAATTAGCATTATCGATTGAATCATTAAGTGCATACGCCATCGCCAAATAATAATTGATGGTTTGATGTTCTGGCCGCAGATCATGAGCTTTTTTGATCTGGGAGAGCATTTCTGGATAATTCCCTTCCCTGTAAGTTCGTGAAGCATCCTGAAAGTACGATTGATAAGTTTGTGCCTGAAGTGAAAAGCAGATGAAGCTGAAACATATAAATAAAGAAGAGCAAGTTCGCATAAATTTCATTTTTCAAAAAGTTGCATCATTAATTACACACAATATAAACCTAATTTAGGTGAAATGTATTGGGCACACCAATTAAGAGCCGCTTAAAAACAACCATCACAATAAATGCTTTGCATATAATTATTAAAAAGGTGATTATCGTCAAATAGTTTTTCAGCCTGTGATCGATAATAGTCGTCAAAATATTTGATTAACTTCAAGTCAAACTTAAACTAATGTGTCGATGAAGAGTATTTCAAGTTTCCTCATTACTTTATTGCTTAGTATATCCTTGGGGTTTTCCCAAAACCACTACGGCAAAAACGGAATGGTATCTAGTGCATCTACCTATGCTTCTCAAGCTGGTATAGAAATTCTAAAAGATGGAGGCAATGCGGTGGACGCCTCTGTTGCTACTGCATTTACGTTAGCAGTTACATGGCCGTTTGCAGGAAATTTGGGCGGTGGTGGATTTATGGTCATTCATACAGGGGAAGGAAATGTCACCACTTTTGATTTTAGGGAAAAAGCACCATTGGCCTCCACCAAAGATATGTTCTTAGATGAAAAAGGGAATCTGAAATCCGGTAGCAATCATTATTCTGCTCTTGCAATTGGAGTACCAGGAACTGTAGCTGGTTTATATGATGCCCATCAAAAGTATGGTAAAATACCTTGGGAAAAGCTGTTAGAACGTGCCATTCAGTTAGCAGAATACGGCTTTCCGTTACCCAAATCTTTGGCAAACGATTTCCTATATTTTGCAAAAAATCTTGACCAATTTCCAGAAATGCAAAGTTTTATTGAGAGAGATGGACAAGTTGTCGAGTTTGGAGAGTACTGGAAGCAACCTGCTTTGGCGGAGACTTTAAAAAAGATTCAAAAAGAAGGTAAAACAGCCTTTTATGAAGGAGAAGTAGCAGAAACCATGGTCGAATATATCCAATCGCAGGATGGTATTGTCACTTTAGAGGACTTAAAGCAATATGAGGCGATCGAACGTGCCCCTATTCATTCTATCTTTAAGAATTATGAATTGTACGGGATGCCTTTACCAAGCTCTGGAGGTGTGGCTGTCACTCAAATGATGAATATGTGGGAGCATTTAGAAGAAACACCTACAATGGGTTCAGTTCAATACTATCATACTTTAGCCGAGATCATGCGCAAAGCATTCAAAGATCGGGCACAATATTTGGGTGATGCAGATTTCATTGATATACCGGAATTGGAAAAATTACTTTCCGAAGATTATGCTGGTGAACTATTGAAAGAAGTAGATTTTGAGCAAGCTGGTAAAAGCGACAGTAATGATCTTCAATTGATTTCCGAAGGACAAGAAACCACCCACTTATCGGTCATGGATCAAAATGGGATGGCAGTTTCTTTAACTACTACCTTAGAGCAAGGCTATGGGGTAAAAATGCAATCTCCTAAACTAGGCTTTTTATTCAATAATGAAATGGGAGATTTCAATGCCGTTCCTGAAAAAACTACTAATAGTGGACAGATTGGAACTCCAGCTAATATTATAGCACCGGGAAAAAGGATGTTATCCAGTATGAGTCCATTTATTGTAATGAAAAATGATATACCATTTTTAGTAATTGGCAGTCCTGGTGGTAGAACAATTATCAACACTGTTTTTCAAACCATTCTTGCCACCACAGTTTATGATTTCCCCATGGCTGAAGCCATAGAAGCAGCTAAAATTCATCACCAATGGCTGCCTGACCAAATTACTTATGAGAAATACAAAATGTCTCCTGAAGCAC
This is a stretch of genomic DNA from Marivirga harenae. It encodes these proteins:
- the ggt gene encoding gamma-glutamyltransferase codes for the protein MKSISSFLITLLLSISLGFSQNHYGKNGMVSSASTYASQAGIEILKDGGNAVDASVATAFTLAVTWPFAGNLGGGGFMVIHTGEGNVTTFDFREKAPLASTKDMFLDEKGNLKSGSNHYSALAIGVPGTVAGLYDAHQKYGKIPWEKLLERAIQLAEYGFPLPKSLANDFLYFAKNLDQFPEMQSFIERDGQVVEFGEYWKQPALAETLKKIQKEGKTAFYEGEVAETMVEYIQSQDGIVTLEDLKQYEAIERAPIHSIFKNYELYGMPLPSSGGVAVTQMMNMWEHLEETPTMGSVQYYHTLAEIMRKAFKDRAQYLGDADFIDIPELEKLLSEDYAGELLKEVDFEQAGKSDSNDLQLISEGQETTHLSVMDQNGMAVSLTTTLEQGYGVKMQSPKLGFLFNNEMGDFNAVPEKTTNSGQIGTPANIIAPGKRMLSSMSPFIVMKNDIPFLVIGSPGGRTIINTVFQTILATTVYDFPMAEAIEAAKIHHQWLPDQITYEKYKMSPEALDALESMGHELQMRTFLGRLMGIKFNAETGYMEGAADSNSPDGGVASY